DNA from Sulfodiicoccus acidiphilus:
CCTAACCATTTACCACGGGACCGACAGTATAGATATATATCCTTTTTCAGGTAGACAAGTGAAAGTTGAAAGTGATATTATACCCCTAACTAAAAAGTTATCAGCAAAAAGACGTATCTGTGAGGAAAACCCATATAATTCCCCACCTCTCAAATGGTACAATGTAGTTGAACCGTCAGACTCGGGTTCACTGTATCCTACACTTAAAGGGTGCCGAATTCATCGTTATAAAAATTGTTCAGTTTTAACTAGAGAGCTGGGGTCCCCACCGATCTTGTTTTAGAGGAATCCCTAAGTTATTGTGGACCACTTCACTTAGGCCGAATTCCTGAGAACCCCTAGGATTATAACTTGCTTTACGGATATACTATCATGCCAGACATCATCGTTCCCACGGTAACGCCCTTCACACCTGAGGGGAAGGTAGACCTGGAGAAGCTAAAAGAGCACGTTACACATCTGGTTAGGAAAGGTGTCGACGTAATTTTCCTCAACGGGACCACAGGAATGGGACCTGCTCTCTCACCCGAAGAGAAGCTAGCAGTCCTCAAGTCGGTCTACGACGTCACGAACAGGGTTATCTTTCAGGTAGGTGGTCTGAACCTCTACGACGTTGTAAAGTTGGCCAGGGAGTCCAAGGACTTTGACATAGTTGGAGTGGCCTCTTATCCACCCTACTACTTCCCGAGGATGCGTGAAGACTGGGTACTGAGGTACTTCAGGGATCTGTGCGCTGCCTCGCCTCACCCCGTTTACCTCTATAACTACCCCTTAGCCACTGGTTTCGACGTCTCTCCTGCCTTGGCCAAGGAAATAGGCTGCCTCAAGGGAGTTAAGGACACGACCCAGGACCTCGCACACCCTCTTTCCCTTAAGAGGGTCCTCCCCGACCTAAAGGTGTACACTGGGGCGGACACATTGGTCCTACCCTCCATGGCTTCTGGGTTGGACGGGGTCGTATCGGCCTTAGGCAACTACGCCCCCGAGCTACTCTTGAGGGTCAGGAACTTAGTGAACGATGGAAAGCTTAGGGAGGCCGTTGAGGTTCAGCAGGTCATAGCGGAGCTCATAGACCTCTCCAGGAAGTACGGTTCACTTGCCGCCAACTACGTTCTGGTGAGGGAGCTCCAGGGCCACGACGTTGGAGTACCTAGGCCTCCCGTCTATCCAGTTGTAGACGAGGCGAGGTTGAGGTCGGAGCTCGAGCCCCTGAAGAGGAGGGTTGAGTCCCTGAAATGAGAGTTGTTGCCCTAGGTGAACCGCTGGTCCAACTCAACGCGACGTCCCCTGGACCTCTTCGCTACGTCCACATGTTCGAGACACATGTGGCGGGATCTGAGCTCAATTTCTGCGTCTCCGTTGTCACCACGGGACTGCAGTGCTCCCTTTTGGCTAGGGTGGGAGAAGACGAATTCGGGAAGGCGGTGATCGAGTACGGCAGGGCTCGGGGTGTCGACGTGAGTGCGGTGAAGGTAGATCCCTCTCCTACCGGTGTCTACTTCATTCAGAGGCACTTCCCGGTCCCTGACAGGAGCGAAGTATTCTACTACAGAAAAGATAGCGCAGGGAGCAAGCTTTCACCTGAGGACGTGGACGAGTCCCTAGTTAAAGGGGCTCGATTGGTCCACTCGACTGGGATAACACTGGCCATCAGCGACTCGGCGAGACAGGCCGTGGAGAGGGCTTTTCAACTGGCCCCCAGGAGGTCTGTCGACACCAATATCAGACCAAAGCTCTGGTCTCCAGAGAGGGCTAGGGAGGCATTGAGAAGGGTTCTACATGGACTTGAGTTCCTCTTCGTCGATCCAGTCGACGCCAGGATAATAGTGGGGGAGGAAGATCCTGACGCCGCAGTGAGGAGGTTTAGGGAGGAGTTCTCGGTGGAGACTGTGGTGTTTAAGATGGGGGAGAGGGGCTCCAGAGTTTACGTAGACGGAAAGGCCGTGGCTGGACCGAGCTTCAAGGTCAGGGTGGAGGACCCCATAGGAGCCGGGGACGCGCTGGCCGGGTATTTCGTTGGGCTTGTCCTTCAAGGAAGATCGGTGGAGGAGGCCATAAGGTACGCCAGTGCCGCGGCGACCCTGGTGGTGACGGTCAGGGGAGACACAGAGGCGGTACCAGACCTCAAGGAGGCCTCGAGGTTCCTAAACTCTCAGGAACTTCCCTGACGCCCACGTGGGAGAACCTCGCTCCTCCCCTCACGCACTGTTACTGGTCGAAACGTGCACTGGGCTTTTTAGATACTGAAGTGTAAACGTCATTATGGAAGTCACCAAGCCCGTTGCGCTCAGCCTGAGCAAGGCCGAGTTCAAGGATATATACAGGATGGACGGGGTCCCAGAATTCAAGACCTACTTGGCCGGGGAGTGGTACTCCGGTACGGAGCTCATGGACGTCAGGAGCCCAATAGACTCTTCTATCTTCGCCAAGGTACCACGTGTCAACGGAGAGGTCGCCTCCAAGGTCCTTTCTTTGGCTTACTCAAAGGGAAGGAGGGAGATGAGGGACACACCTGGAGAGAAGAGGTTGGCCATATACCACAAGGTGGCGGACCTGTTGGAGGAGCTCAAGGACGACTTCGTGGATGTCCTGATCGTGAACAACGGAAAGACGAGGCAGGCCGCCCTAGGAGAGGTGGGAGCCTCGGTGGAAAGGTTGAGGAGGGCCGACCTAGACGTGAGGAAGCTCTACGGTGACTACGTCCCAGGAGACTGGAGCTCGGAGAGCCTACAGACCGAGGCCATAGTGAGGAGGGAGCCCTTGGGCCTAGTGCTCGCCATAACCCCCTTCAATTACCCCCTGTTCGATGTAGTCAACAAGTTCGTCTACACCACCGTGGCTGGGAACGCCATGTTACTTAAGCCCTCCACTTTGACTCCCCTGACCGCGATCATGTTCGCTCGGTTGCTCGAGTTGGCTGGGTTCCCGAGGACGGCCTTCGCAGTCCTAACCTCCCGTGGGTCCGACGTCTCAGGAGTGGTTAGGGATCCCAGAGTCGAGGGTATAACCCTCACCGGAAGTACCGAGACTGGAGAGGCAATAATGAGGGAGGGCGGGATAAAGCAATATGTCATGGAGCTGGGAGGTGGCGACCCAGCAATAGTCCTTGCTGACGCTGACGTGAACTGGGCGGCCCAGAGGATAGTGGCCGGAATAACCAGCTACTCTGGCCAGAGGTGCGATTCCGTGAAGCTAGTGTTGGCGGAGCCCCAAGTTTACGACCAACTGAAGGCCAAGTTGTTGGAGGAGCTCTCAAAGGTGAGAGTCGGTGACCCTAGAGATCCAGATGTAACTATGGGGCCTGTGATCGAGGAGTCTACAGTCGACGAGTTGGAACAGGGAGTTAAGGACGCCGTCTCAAAGGGTGCGAAAGTCATCTTCGGGGTAGGAGACTTGGGCGTCACTACGTCGAACCTACCCTAATTGAAGTGGAAAGGGAGAGGATAGGCGACCTCTACCTGTACAACAAGGAGGTCTTCCTCTCGGTTGCCCTCCTCACTAAGGTGAGGGACGAAGTGGATGCCGTCGCGGTCTCGAACGGGAGAAGGTACGGCCTGGACGCAGCGGTCTTCGGGAACGACATGACGCGGGTGAGGAGGGTGATAAGGCAGTTGGAGGTGGGCGCCGTCTACGTCAACGACTACCCTAGGCACGGCATAGGGTACTTCCCCTTCGGAGGGAGGAAGGGATCTGGGGTTGCCCGGGAGGGAATAGGCTATACCATAGAGTACGTCACAGCCTATAAGACGGTCATGTACAACTACAGGGGAAAGGGTGTGTGGGAGTACCTCTAAGAGGATGAGTCATTTTTAGAGAATCCTTTTCTATAGAAGCTAGACGTTTCTAGCGTCTCGATCCCTCGACTAAACGTCTTGGACGCTAAAGACGAACTAAAGCCTCTAGGCGACGCTCTCCTGTATACCGCCCAAGACGAAGGTAGGCCCACGACACTTTTTGCTCTGCCAAATCCCTATTAAACCTGCGCATTAACGACGCCCTTCGCCGTATTGACAACACAGTTATTTGTCGGTAAGGCCACCCGGCCTCGTGGCACTCAAGGTCGGAAC
Protein-coding regions in this window:
- a CDS encoding bifunctional 2-dehydro-3-deoxy-phosphogluconate/2-dehydro-3-deoxy-6-phosphogalactonate aldolase yields the protein MPDIIVPTVTPFTPEGKVDLEKLKEHVTHLVRKGVDVIFLNGTTGMGPALSPEEKLAVLKSVYDVTNRVIFQVGGLNLYDVVKLARESKDFDIVGVASYPPYYFPRMREDWVLRYFRDLCAASPHPVYLYNYPLATGFDVSPALAKEIGCLKGVKDTTQDLAHPLSLKRVLPDLKVYTGADTLVLPSMASGLDGVVSALGNYAPELLLRVRNLVNDGKLREAVEVQQVIAELIDLSRKYGSLAANYVLVRELQGHDVGVPRPPVYPVVDEARLRSELEPLKRRVESLK
- the kdgK gene encoding bifunctional 2-dehydro-3-deoxygluconokinase/2-dehydro-3-deoxygalactonokinase, translated to MRVVALGEPLVQLNATSPGPLRYVHMFETHVAGSELNFCVSVVTTGLQCSLLARVGEDEFGKAVIEYGRARGVDVSAVKVDPSPTGVYFIQRHFPVPDRSEVFYYRKDSAGSKLSPEDVDESLVKGARLVHSTGITLAISDSARQAVERAFQLAPRRSVDTNIRPKLWSPERAREALRRVLHGLEFLFVDPVDARIIVGEEDPDAAVRRFREEFSVETVVFKMGERGSRVYVDGKAVAGPSFKVRVEDPIGAGDALAGYFVGLVLQGRSVEEAIRYASAAATLVVTVRGDTEAVPDLKEASRFLNSQELP